A genome region from Sulfurovum sp. TSL6 includes the following:
- the ilvC gene encoding ketol-acid reductoisomerase translates to MSTLNVYYDKDCDINIIKSKTVAMIGFGSQGHAHAENLRDSGVNVVIGAREGGSSWKKAAAKDFEVLCVADATAKADVVMILLPDENQAEIYKNEIEPNLKEGATIAFGHGFNIHYGRIIPRADINVTMIAPKAPGHTVRSEFVRGGGIPDLIAVGQNPSGTTKELALSYASAIGGGRTAIIETTFKDETETDLFGEQAVLCGGAASLVQAGFETLTEAGYAPELAYFECLHELKLIVDLMFEGGIADMRYSISNTAEYGDYVSGKRVINAESKQAMKDILTEIQDGRFAKDFILEGQAGYPRMNAERNNDKEKLITKTGNKLREMMPWISANKIVDQETN, encoded by the coding sequence ATGTCAACTTTAAATGTATATTATGACAAAGATTGTGATATCAACATCATCAAGTCAAAAACAGTAGCAATGATCGGTTTCGGTTCACAAGGGCACGCACATGCAGAAAACCTTAGAGATTCAGGTGTAAATGTTGTTATTGGTGCAAGAGAAGGTGGTTCTTCTTGGAAAAAAGCTGCGGCTAAAGACTTTGAAGTACTTTGTGTTGCAGATGCTACAGCAAAAGCGGACGTAGTTATGATCCTTCTTCCGGATGAAAACCAAGCTGAGATCTATAAAAACGAGATCGAACCAAACCTTAAAGAGGGTGCTACTATCGCATTTGGACATGGATTTAACATTCACTATGGAAGAATCATTCCAAGAGCAGACATTAACGTTACAATGATCGCACCAAAAGCACCAGGACACACTGTACGTTCTGAGTTTGTAAGAGGTGGTGGTATCCCAGATCTTATCGCTGTAGGTCAAAACCCATCTGGTACGACTAAAGAGTTGGCACTTTCTTATGCATCAGCTATCGGTGGTGGTAGAACTGCAATTATCGAAACAACTTTCAAAGATGAAACTGAAACAGATCTATTTGGAGAGCAGGCAGTACTTTGTGGTGGAGCTGCTTCACTTGTACAAGCTGGTTTCGAAACGTTAACTGAAGCGGGTTATGCTCCAGAACTTGCATACTTTGAATGTCTTCACGAGCTTAAACTTATCGTTGACCTTATGTTCGAAGGTGGAATCGCTGACATGAGATACTCTATCTCAAACACAGCTGAGTACGGTGATTATGTTTCTGGTAAGAGAGTTATCAACGCTGAGTCAAAACAAGCGATGAAAGATATCTTGACAGAGATCCAAGATGGTAGATTTGCTAAAGACTTTATCCTTGAAGGTCAAGCAGGTTACCCTCGTATGAATGCTGAGCGTAACAATGACAAAGAAAAACTTATCACTAAAACTGGTAATAAACTTCGTGAAATGATGCCTTGGATATCAGCAAACAAAATCGTAGACCAAGAGACTAACTAG